One genomic segment of Ricinus communis isolate WT05 ecotype wild-type chromosome 3, ASM1957865v1, whole genome shotgun sequence includes these proteins:
- the LOC8271194 gene encoding L-gulonolactone oxidase 3, which yields MINLSWCLLCVIYLVHRGPALLAVRAMPPPPPIRCNDAGCILYNSYGAWNDRKECHVLNVTYPATEEELRRAVAYANKNKLKIKVVSKFSHTIPKLACPGSENYANSMLISTLNYNSGIEIDTANLAVTADAGVSLRELIDRVEETGLSLVAAPYWEGVSIGGLISTGAHGSSWWGKGGAVHDHVIGLSLIVPASESEGYAKIIRIGAQDQLLRAAKVSLGMLGVISKVKLSLEPAFKRSITYNFTNDDHIEELFIDHGRKYEFGDVTWYPSRHTAVYRYDYRVPLNASGDGVFDFLGFQPNSIVVSLSTRKAEKALENARNVKGKCLLASTFVGFKKLVANGLKNGLIFTGYPVIGHQGKMQTSGSCIYSPAARIDTSCAWDPRIKGLFFYESTAIFRASQFGDFVRDVKKLRDLNPENFCGVDIYNGFLIRFIKASQAYLGQSEDSVVLDFNYYRSDDPSVPRLNQDIWEEVEQMAFFKYGAKPHWAKNRNSAFLNVQSKYPNYSKFLAAKKQLDPQNMFSSEWSDEIFLGREAAKGDGCALEGQCICSEDRHCSPNKGYFCKPGLVYEEARVCRDSSFSST from the exons ATGATCAACTTGTCATGGTGTCTCCTTTGTGTCATCTACCTTGTTCATCGGGGTCCAGCCCTGCTCGCTGTCCGTGCCATGCCACCACCGCCACCGATTAGATGCAACGATGCCGGCTGCATCCTCTACAACTCCTATGGTGCATGGAATGATCGCAAGGAATGTCATGTTCTTAATGTTACATACCCTGCAACTGAAGAAGAGCTACGAAGAGCTGTTGCATatgctaataaaaataagctCAAGATTAAAGTTGTTAGCAAATTTTCTCACACAATCCCAAAGTTAGCTTGTCCTGGTTCAGAAAATTATGCCAACTCGATGCTAATAAGCACATTGAACTATAACTCCGGGATTGAAATTGACACGGCTAATTTAGCTGTAACAGCAGATGCTGGAGTTAGTCTGCGCGAGCTGATTGATCGAGTTGAAGAAACTGGATTAAGCTTAGTGGCAGCACCATATTGGGAAGGTGTGAGTATAGGAGGACTTATTAGTACTGGTGCACATGGAAGCTCATGGTGGGGAAAAGGTGGAGCTGTTCATGATCATGTTATCGGGCTTAGTCTTATTGTTCCAGCATCAGAATCTGAGGGATATGCAAAAATTATCAGAATTGGAGCCCAAGATCAACTTCTTAGGGCAGCCAAAGTATCACTAGGAATGTTGGGTGTCATTTCCAAG GTGAAGTTGTCATTGGAACCGGCATTCAAAAGAAGCATAACGTACAATTTCACAAATGATGATCATATTGAAGAACTGTTTATTGATCATGGTAGAAAATACGAATTTGGTGATGTTACTTGGTATCCATCCAGGCATACTGCTGTGTACAGATATGACTACAGGGTTCCCCTGAACGCCTCCGGTGACGGAGTATTCGATTTTCTTGGCTTTCAGCCCAACTCTATTGTCGTATCCCTATCAACTAGAAAAGCAG AAAAAGCGTTGGAGAATGCAAGAAATGTAAAAGGGAAGTGCTTATTGGCAAGTACGTTTGTAGGGTTTAAGAAGTTAGTAGCCAATGGATTGAAGAATGGACTAATCTTTACAGGCTATCCCGTAATAGGTCATCAGGGAAAAATGCAGACTTCGGGTTCTTGTATATATTCACCTGCAGCAAGAATCGATACGTCCTGCGCCTGGGATCCAAGAATTAAAGggcttttcttttatgaatcAACAGCAATATTTCGTGCTTCACAGTTTGGAGATTTTGTCAGAGACGTGAAAAAGTTGAGAGACCTTAACCCTGAGAATTTTTGTGGGGTTGATATCTATAATGGATTCCTGATACGATTCATCAAGGCTTCTCAAGCTTATCTGGGTCAATCTGAGGATTCAGTAGTTCTTGATTTTAACTATTATCGCTCCGATGATCCTTCAGTGCCAAGATTAAACCAAGACATTTGGGAAGAAGTCGAGCAAATGGCGTTCTTTAAATATGGGGCTAAACCGCATTGGGCTAAGAATAGGAACTCGGCATTCTTGAATGTGCAGAGTAAGTATCCGAACTATAGCAAGTTTCTTGCAGCAAAGAAGCAATTAGACCCTCAAAACATGTTCTCCAGTGAATGGTCAGATGAGATATTTCTCGGAAGAGAAGCCGCGAAAGGCGACGGTTGCGCCTTGGAGGGGCAATGTATATGCTCAGAAGACAGGCATTGCAGCCCAAATAAAGGGTACTTCTGCAAACCAGGTCTTGTTTATGAAGAAGCTAGAGTCTGCAGAGATTCATCATTCTCATCTACTTGA
- the LOC8271195 gene encoding NHS-like protein 1, whose translation MIDNSATPSAKNILKPLFLSLFYCIHPTSSLFNTYSLQSRATQVQQVTMKTHHPKLKTQPRPFFSCGFFRHCTQTTLSPTTPHPPSLPLCSTAPPPLPPSPPPPPPPPPPPLQSQQPLLLKSQQPESSSSSSSSTTSQSFTQWKFPLVTSPLHPESDPQTKPDSTIPLPPPINSTKLQEVFHAAELQLSGGSEHEKLASLHLLERSLVPNPPSHSVCPPQLMRALVANLKNKAGAKPATKILLALCLAEANRHVAVEAGAVGTIIEVVMELEAPAAERALAALELTCTVEEGAAELRTHALAVPVMVAMMGKVSGRGKEYAISALAVVYGGGGGEGGGGLVAVDEEVQVQHAPPEEVARAVVLALQGDCTARGRRKGHQLLKALEEYGRLDVTHDGHEQL comes from the coding sequence atGATTGATAATTCTGCAACTCCAAGTGCTAAAAACATACTGAaacctctctttctctctctcttttattGTATTCATCCGACCTCTTCACTCTTTAATACTTACTCTCTTCAATCAAGAGCTACACAAGTTCAGCAAGTCACCATGAAAACCCACCACCCCAAACTAAAAACTCAACCACGTCCCTTCTTTTCTTGTGGCTTCTTTCGCCACTGCACTCAAACTACACTCAGTCCCACCACTCCTCACCCTCCTTCCCTCCCTCTCTGCTCCACTGCTCCACCGCCTTTACCCCCATCACCAccacctcctcctcctcctcctcctccaccacTACAATCCCAACAACCTCTACTCTTAAAATCCCAACAACCTGaatcctcctcctcctcctcctcctctacCACTTCCCAAAGCTTCACCCAATGGAAATTCCCTCTCGTAACCTCTCCTCTCCACCCTGAATCGGACCCACAGACCAAACCCGATTCCACCATCCCGTTGCCACCACCAATTAACTCTACCAAACTCCAAGAGGTCTTCCATGCAGCTGAGTTACAGCTGAGTGGTGGTTCTGAACATGAAAAACTTGCTTCTCTCCATCTCTTAGAACGTTCTTTAGTTCCTAACCCCCCATCACACTCCGTCTGCCCACCCCAACTCATGCGCGCGCTGGTTgcaaatttgaaaaacaaagCAGGGGCGAAACCGGCaaccaaaattttattagctcTTTGCTTAGCTGAGGCCAATCGCCACGTGGCTGTTGAGGCTGGAGCTGTTGGGACTATCATTGAGGTTGTCATGGAGCTTGAGGCTCCTGCCGCAGAGCGGGCATTAGCAGCGTTGGAGCTGACGTGCACGGTGGAGGAAGGGGCGGCGGAGCTGAGGACTCATGCATTGGCGGTGCCAGTTATGGTGGCTATGATGGGAAAAGTGTCTGGGAGAGGGAAAGAGTACGCTATAAGTGCTCTTGCGGTGGTTTATGGCGGCGGCGGCGGCGAAGGTGGTGGTGGCTTGGTGGCGGTGGATGAGGAGGTTCAGGTGCAGCACGCGCCGCCTGAAGAGGTGGCGCGTGCAGTAGTATTGGCGTTACAAGGCGATTGTACTGCTAGAGGGAGGAGGAAAGGGCATCAGTTGTTAAAGGCTCTTGAAGAATACGGACGGTTAGATGTAACACATGATGGACATGAACAGTTATGA
- the LOC8271196 gene encoding ER membrane protein complex subunit 1, with protein sequence MNMAIRVFLFSLLLLSTAIPTFSLYEDQVGLMDWHQRYIGKVKDAVFHTQKTGRKRVIVSTEENVIASLDLRHGEIFWRHVFGTNDAIDGIDIAMGKYVITLSSEGGILRAWNLPDGQMVWESFLQGLNPSKSLLLVPASFKVDKDNTILVFGKGCLSAISSIHGEIIWKKDFAAESFEVQQVIQPPSSDIIYVVGFVGSSQFDAYQINAKNGELLKHESAALSGGFSGEVSLVSTNTLVVLDSTGSALTAVSFQNGEISFQKTYISDLIADPMGMAMIIPSKLIGVFALKTHSFMIFIRVTDEGNLEVIDKIKHVTAVSDSLSLLEDWQAFAIVEHRGEDIYLTVKLSHNWNGDLLKESIKMDHQRGIVHKVFINNYIRTDRTHGFRALIVMEDHSLLLLQQGEIVWSREDGLASIIDVTTSELPVEKEGVSVAKVEQNLFEWLKGHILKLKGTLMLASPEDVVAIQAMRLKSSEKSKMTRDHNGFRKLLIALTKSGKVFALHTGDGRVVWSVFMNSLRKSDACENPTGVNMYQWQVPHHHAMDENPSVLVVGRCRPSSDALGVLSFIDTYTGKELSSSSLAHSVVQVIPLTFTDSTEQRLHLLIDADQKAHLYPKTPEAVGIFQREFSNIFWYSVEADSGIIRGHALKGNCIGEVADEYCFETKRIWSILFPLESEKIITTVTRKANEVVHTQAKVIADQDVMYKYISKNLLFVVTVTPKAIGGIGTATPEESWLVAYLIDTVTGRILHRMTHHGANGPVHAVFSENWVVYHYFNLRAHRYEMSVIEIYDQSRADNKDVWKLLLGKHNLTSPISSYSRPEVITKSQSYFFTHSVKAIAVTSTTKGITSKQLLLGTIGDQVLALDKRFLDPRRSINPTQAEKEEGILPLTDSLPIMPQSYVTHALQVEGLRGIITVPAKLESTTLVFAYGVDLFFTRIAPSRTYDSLTEDFSYALLLLTIVALVVAIFATWILSEKKELRDKWR encoded by the exons ATGAACATGGCGATTAGGGTTTTTCTATTCTCTCTACTCCTTTTATCAACTGCTATCCCAACCTTTTCTCTTTACGAAGATCAAGTTGGTCTTATGGATTG GCATCAGCGGTACATAGGAAAAGTGAAGGATGCAGTATTTCACACACAGAAAACTGGTAGAAAGCGCGTTATCGTTTCCACTGAAGAGAACGTTATCGCTTCTCTTGATCTTCGCCATGGCGAGATTT TTTGGAGGCATGTATTTGGGACCAATGATGctattgatggaattgataTTGCCATGGGGAAAT ATGTCATTACCCTTTCGTCAGAGGGAGGTATTTTAAGAGCATGGAACCTTCCTGATGGACAGATGGTGTGGGAATCTTTTCTTCAGGGTCTTAATCCCTCAAAGTCATTATTACTGGTGCCG GCGAGCTTCAAAGTTGATAAGGACAACACGATCCTTGTCTTTGGTAAAGGATGTCTCAGTGCTATTTCAAGCATACATGGTGAGATTATCTGGAAGAAGGATTTTGCTGCTGAAAG TTTTGAGGTTCAGCAAGTGATTCAGCCCCCTAGTAGTGATATTATATATGTGGTAGGATTTGTTGGTTCTTCACAGTTTGatgcatatcaaattaatgcAAAGAATGGAGAGCTTCTGAAGCATGAAAGTGCTGCACTTTCTGGTGGTTTTTCGGGGGAAGTTTCTTTAGTTTCAACTAATACACTTGTGGTGCTGGATTCTACTGGGTCAGCTTTGACAGCAGTGAGCTTTCAGAATGGAGAAATTAGCTTTCAGAAAACATACATATCAGATCTTATTGCAGATCCCATGGGGATGGCAATGATAATACCTTCAAAACTTATAGGGGTGTTTGCTTTGAAAACCCATtcatttatgatatttataagaGTGACAGATGAAGGTAACTTGGAGGTGatagataaaataaagcaTGTAACAGCTGTTAGTGATTCTCTTTCATTATTAGAGGACTGGCAGGCATTTGCAATCGTTGAACATCGTGGCGAGGATATTTACCTTACAGTGAAGCTTAGTCATAACTGGAATGGTGATTTGCTTAAGGAGAGCATTAAGATGGACCACCAAAGAGGGATAGTCCATAAGGTTTTCATAAACAATTATATCCGGACAGATAGGACTCATGGATTTAGGGCATTGATTGTTATGGAAGATCATTCGCTTTTACTGCTACAACAAGGTGAGATTGTATGGAGTAGGGAAGATGGCCTTGCCTCAATCATAGATGTAACAACATCTGAACTTCCTGTTGAGAAGGAAGGTGTATCAGTGGCAAAAGTGGAACAGAACCTTTTTGAATGGCTGAAG GGACATATTCTGAAGCTTAAGGGTACCTTAATGCTTGCAAGCCCTGAGGATGTAGTGGCCATACAGGCCATGAGGTTGAAAAGCTCCGAGAAGAGCAAAATGACCAGAGACCATAATGGTTTCCGGAAGCTGCTCATTGCTCTCACCAAGTCTGGAAAGGTTTTTGCCTTGCATACTGGAGATGGACGGGTAGTGTGGTCTGTTTTTATGAATTCTCTACGTAAATCAGATGCATGTGAAAACCCAACTGGGGTTAATATGTATCAGTGGCAAGTTCCTCACCACCATGCAATGGATGAGAATCCATCTGTGCTGGTTGTTGGCAGGTGTAGGCCAAGTTCTGATGCACTAGGTGTACTGTCTTTTATTGATACTTACACCGGGAAGGAGCTTAGTTCTTCCAGTCTTGCTCATTCTGTCGTGCAAGTGATTCCGCTAACTTTTACAGATTCAACTGAACAACGGCTGCATCTACTAATAGATGCTGACCAAAAAGCACATTTATACCCAAAAACACCTGAGGCTGTTGGTATTTTTCAGCGTgagttttcaaacattttcTGGTACTCAGTTGAGGCTGACAGTGGCATCATTAGAGGGCATGCATTGAAGGGCAATTGCATTGGTGAAGTAGCAGATGAATATTGCTTTGAAACTAAGCGTATATGGTCGATTTTATTCCCCTTGGAATCAGAAAAGATCATCACGACTGTGACTAGAAAGGCAAATGAG GTGGTTCATACTCAAGCAAAGGTTATAGCAGACCAAGATGTGATGtacaaatatatatcaaaaaatttgctTTTTGTGGTGACTGTTACACCAAAAGCCATTGGGGGTATTGGAACAGCTACGCCGGAGGAATCATGGTTGGTTGCATATCTTATCGATACTGTCACTGGTCGCATATTGCATCGTATGACTCATCATGGCGCAAACGGTCCTGTCCATGCa GTTTTTAGTGAAAACTGGGTTGTTTACCACTACTTTAATCTTAGAGCTCACAGATATGAGATGTCAGTCATTGAAATATATGACCAATCTCGGGCG GACAACAAAGATGTTTGGAAGCTTCTTCTTGGAAAGCATAATCTCACTTCTCCCATCTCCTCCTATTCTCGACCAGAGGTCATAACAAAGTCACAATCGTACTTCTTTACCCATTCTGTCAAAGCAATAGCTGTTACTTCTACAACCAAGGGCATAACTTCAAAGCAATTGCTTCTTGGTACAATTGGTGATCAG GTTTTGGCACTTGATAAGCGTTTCTTGGATCCTCGTCGGTCTATTAACCCCACACAAgcagagaaagaagaaggaattTTACCTCTTACAGATTCATTGCCAATTATGCCTCAG TCATATGTTACACATGCCCTTCAAGTAGAGGGCCTACGAGGCATAATAACAGTCCCTGCAAAACTTGAATCGACCACGCTTGTATTTGCATATGGTGTGGATCTCTTCTTCACTCGCATTGCGCCTTCAAGGACCTATGATTCTCTTACAGAGGATTTTAGCTATGCCTTGTTGCTCCTAACAATTGTTGCACTTGTGGTGGCGATATTTGCAACATGGATTTTGTCAGAGAAGAAAGAACTACGGGACAAGTGGAGGTGA